GAGGTTACGCCCAAGAACATCCGCCTGCGCAAGCGCATTCTGGATACCACGGCTCGCAAGAAGGCTAACAAGAATAAGTAGCCGCATGTAACATGCTCCCAGATGGGACCCTCCTAATCACTTAGTGATTAGGAGGGTTTTTCGTTGCAATACTCCCTTTCGTGTCTCCTGCGCCCCGCGCAAAACCCCTACGTTTCACTCAGCGGACGTCAGGAGGGCGTCCGAAGGTGAAAGGGAGGATTCTTATGGGAATCGAAAACAAGTCTCCGGAAACGACGATGGGGCGCAGGGGCTTCCTGAAGGGCGCGGCACTTGCCGGTGCCGCAGCCGTCGCGGCAGCTGCCATGCCGGGTTGCTCATCGCCTAAGTCGCAGAGCCAGAGCGCCGAAGCCACCCAGGCATCGACGCATCCTTCGGGGTATATGTGCTCGGAAGATTGGCTGGGCGAGGCTCCCGCAATTGACGAGAGCAAGATCAGCGATGTCGTTAAGGCAGATGTGGTGGTATGTGGCAGTGGCCATTCCGGAACGCAGGCTGCCCTTGCCGCTGCGGAGGAAGGCGCAAGCGTCGTTGTGCTCGAGGCACGTAACGTTGACTCCGACACGGGCTACCTGCATTACTATGGCCAGGAATTTGGGCATTTCAACAGCCAGTGGCTCATCAACCAGGGATATGGTCCGTATGACACGGGCGAAATCGTGACTGAGTTCTGCCGTCGAGGTGGTAATCGTGTGAGCCCCGCGATCATCCGCGCGTTCGTGGATAACTGTGGCGAAGCATTCGACCATTTCATCGGCCTGATTCCTTCTGACAATCATATGCTTGAAATGGGCCCGAAGGGCGAGTTGGGCCTGCATATTGCCTACGGCCGCAACCCTGAGGACTATCCCATCGAAATGGGTGGGTATAAGACCTGGGTTGGCGATGCCATGTTCTGGGGCAAGTACAGCGATGAGCCGGTGAATGGCGTTGGCGCCATGTCCAATATCAGCGAGGCGGAGAGCTTCCAGGTTGCCGAGGCCGAGCGCCTGGGTGCCAAGTGGTACTACGGAACCACCGCGGTCGTCTGCACGCAGAATAGCGACGGGGACGTGACGGGCGTTATCGCCAAGGCTGACGATGGTTCGTACATCAAGTTCGAGGCCGCCAAGGGCGTCATTCTGGCTACGGGTGACATGGGCCAGAACGGCGAGATGATCTGGAACCTCATTACGGAAGTTCCCGAATGGTGCGAGCGTCAGGGCGTGGAAGCGGGTAGCGTAACCGCCATGACCATGAATGACGGCAGTGGCCTGAAGATGGGCTGCTGGGCTGGTGGCTATATCGAGCCGGGCCCGCGTCCCACGATGAGCATGGGTGGCGGTGGCGGCGGTCCATGGGGTACCGCTCCGTTCCTGTGGGTGAATGCCGAGGGTAAGCGCTACATGAACGAGGCCGTTACGGTTGGTGCGTTTTCCGCCACCCTTAGGCAGCCCATTGGCACTATCGCCACGATTACCGACTCGAAGTGGCTCACTACCGTTCAGCGCGCGAGCATCGACCATGGTGCCCCGAACTATACGCGTCCGCAGTACTACGACGACCTGGTAACCGACATGTCAACTGTGGTTGCGGCGGGAGCGCAGGGTGGATTGGTCCGTACGTGCACCATTGCCGAGCGCATGCAGTCGACGGTCTATGGCGCCGACGATCTGGAAACGGCTTTGAAGTACGCTGGCTACGAGGGCGATGCACTGAAGGAGGCGCTGGCAACCGTCGCGCGTTACAACGAGCTGTGCTATGCCGGGTCCGATGCCGACTTCGGCAAGGATGCGGAAGTGATGATTCCCATCGACGAGCCGCCCTTCTACGTGGCGCCTTCCTCCAATAGCGGTAAGGGCGTAGCGGGCTTGGTTACCCTTGCCGGCTTGATGACTGACGAGAACCTGAATGTCATTCGCCCTGACTACACGCGCATCAAGGGCCTGTATGCCGTTGGCAATTGCCTTGGCCAGCGCTTCGGCAATGCATATAGCACGCCTACGGCTGGCGTCTCCATCGGCATGGCGATGACCCATGGTCGCGTCTGCGGTAAGACGGTGGCTAACCTGTAAATTCGAAGCACTTAGGCTCGACGACACCCTCCCCGTCGAGCATCGCTCGAGTGCCCCGCTTGCGTCATACATGCAAGCGGGGCATTTGCGTTGATGCTATTCGTTTTCGATGAGGTCGATGATTTCCTGCCGCGAGCCAATCCCCAGCTTTTCGTGGATGTGGCGGGTGTGGGTTTTCACGGTGTGGGGCGATATGCAGAGCGTGTCGGCTATGTACGTGGACGATCTGCCGCGCGCAATGTAGGACAGCACTTCGCCTTCTCGGGGCGTGAGATTGTACTGCTGTGCGATGGCGAGGCAATGCTCTTCGATTCCGGCATTGAATGCCGCTGGTTGGCTTGCGGTGGGGCGCAAGACGAGGATTGCGTAGTTGGCAAGCAAGAACAGCATGGTGCAGAGGGGTGCGACATTGCGGGCGATGTCGTCTCCCAGATACGTGAAGGTCGCAAACCCCAACGGCACGCTGATGAGGATGGCGGCAAGCGTTATGCCGCAAAGGGGTATGGCCAAATCGCGTTCCGCACGAATGGCGGTGGTCACGTAGAGCCACGATGTAATCATGCAGCTGCTAAAGCATGCTCCACCGCCAAAGGCGAAGAAGGCGTTTGCCGGCGTGCTGCCACTTTGGGGGAAGAGCATCCAGGGGAGCAGCAAAAGCGCAGCTCCAGCGGGTAAGACGGCTTGCAGGATGATATTCAGGCTGAATTGCCGAGGCGGATGCAGGGCAAGCAAAATGGGCGGAATGGCGCAGACGGCTCGAAACGTGATTTCCAGGAGGCTGTGGTTTGCGGAAACGATCGGCGTATCAACGAATTGGGATGCTCGGGCCGAACCAGTGATGAGATAGAAGATGAACAGGCCCGCAATGGGGAAAGCGATGTCGGCGATGGCCGTAATGATGCGGGGCAGTGTGTCATGCGCGTTTGCGGGCGCAATGGCGCTTTCCTTCGGCGTCTCGTCGTTGCTCGCGAGGATGGGAAAGCAGCCAACGACGAATAGGAGCGATGTATAGGCGAAGAGCAGAGCTTCGGGGATGGCGAATGCGATGAGCTCCAGGCAGGAAGAAGTGATAACGCCAATGGATATCCCGACCGCAGCGTCTTGAAAGTCGTGTCGAGCGTATTTGGCGGCCCATTTGCATATGCTTGGGAAGAAGGCAATGGCGCAGCCTACGGCGGTGATGATGGTGATAGGCGTGGTGGTGGGCGCAAAGTGCGAGATGGCAAGGCAACAGGGAAGCAGTATCACGGGTGCGATGGGGGATGCCTTCGTAATCGCGGATGGTGCGAGATGCCACAGTGCGATCGCCGCGCACGATACGAGGACGAGCGCGCAAATGAAGGCGAAGGAGAACGAAAGCGAGGCTCCTCGTAATTCGGGCAGGTAATCAATGATGGTGAGAAAGGACGCCAGGAACGCGCCCCAGAGCAGATGCTCTGCGGCAAAAGCGGTCTTTTCGCGAGATAGTATGCGCATCCAACACCCCTATAGCAATTGATGGCCCGCACGATTATACGTTAGAAACCGTGCGGGGCATCGATTAGGAGGATGCTATCTGGTGATTGTCGACTGCTAGTCGATGGATGTCAGGTTGGAAAGCTCTGCTGCTTCCTGCGCCTGTCGCTGCATCTTCATGATCGTTACGATAACGCGATTGAGCTGGGTGAATGTAATCATGTGTCCTTCGCCCAGCCTATCCCAGAAGAACTTTGACCCGGCATAGTTGATGATATTCACCACGCGCAGAGCTTCGCGCTCGCCCCGTTCGGTAAGGGCGATGTATACCGCCTTGTTGTCGTGGGGATGCGCAAGCCGCTGGATGAGCCCCTTTTCATGCAGGGCCTTCGTAGTGCGCGTGGCCGTTGCGTTCGTGAGCATGAGCTGATTGGCCACAACGCCAATGCGCATGGGCATATGCGTTTCGTAGAGGCGCTGCATGACTCGGCATTCGGGGATGGGGTAGCCGCTTTGGGTCTTCGTCTCCTCTTCAATGGGGCGTGCGATGGATTCCAGCGCAGCAATGAGATGCGTGGTTGGGTGCGTCGCCGAAATCACGGGCGGGATGTTCTTGTCGATGGAGTGGCCTACGTGGGTAATGGCCCGAAAGAGTCGCTGGTAATTCTCGTTGCGTGGTGGCCAGGTGATCCTGAATTGCGTGACGAGCGTCTTCTCGCTTTCGTTGACGTAGGCGATCCCCTGCGGCGTGATGGCGGCAATGCGTGCGCGCGCATCTTGCTCGCTTTCTCGGCGATGCGTGAACATGAGCGTGTCGAGTTGGGGGAACGCGTTTGCTATCACGTTTGGTTTCACGTGAAGCAGCGTGCTGAGCTCCGATTGGGGAATGGTTCCCGGATGCGCGAAGAAGAGCTCGATGAGCATGCGATACTGCGTTGCGCTCAGTACGCCTTCGGCTTCCAAAACCTGGCGTAGCGCATTGCGCTCCATGGAAAACGGGATGAAATACGTTGATGTAAATGCCGCCTGTTCGGCCTGCTGAGCCATTGCTGCGTGTGCCATGCTGATACCCCTACCCGTCGTTCAGCTATGCAAGTATTTTATTGCGGGGGCATAGCATGGGCGCACGTCATTCAGGTATTGTTGATGTTTGGAAACTAAATGTAACCGTTCTGGTGTCTTTTGAATTTCGCGACTTCCTTGCGGCTAAATTGACGCATGCTCACACATTTTTACTAATTCGTCACATCGGAGTGGGGGAACAGGGCTACACTGTTAGCAAAGAGGAAGGACACGCCAAATCGAAAGGAGCACGGTATGTGCCAGAATGGTGTCAACACGGGTCAGTACAAGATGATGCTCGAGCAGATCGACGACCAGATCGCTTTGAATCGCAGGTGGGCTCACAAGCTGGGTCATGTTGCCGGTGATGCGGGCTACGAAAAGACCTGCGAGCTGATGCATCAGGTGCAGCATCTGCTCGATGACGCCCGTGCGCTTATCACCGACGCTCAGGATGCTTTGGAAGAAGACGCCGAAGCCGTGGCCAACGTTTCGGTTAAGCTTGTATAGATTCGCTAGTTGGTAAGAAAGAGGCGTTATGTCCAACGATCTCATGCGCTTTTCAGTGGCTATGCCGGAAGATCTGCTGATTGAGTTCGATCAGCTGGTGGCGCGCCGTGGCTTGGCAAAGAATCGCAGCGAGGTAATACGCGATTTGGTGCGCGAGGCGCTGATTAGCGAGCAATGCGGCACGTTGGGCATGGAAGTCATGGGGACGCTTACCATCGTGTACGATCACCATGTAAACGACCTGCGTGACAAGATCGACGGCGTACAGCATGAGTACCTGGAGAACGTTATCTCGAGCACTCATGTGCATATCGATCACCATGCCTGCCTGGAGGTAATCATCATTCGGGGAGAGACGGGCTTGGTGCAAGGCATCGCCGACCTCATTTTGG
This genomic stretch from Denitrobacterium detoxificans harbors:
- a CDS encoding FAD-binding protein, with product MGIENKSPETTMGRRGFLKGAALAGAAAVAAAAMPGCSSPKSQSQSAEATQASTHPSGYMCSEDWLGEAPAIDESKISDVVKADVVVCGSGHSGTQAALAAAEEGASVVVLEARNVDSDTGYLHYYGQEFGHFNSQWLINQGYGPYDTGEIVTEFCRRGGNRVSPAIIRAFVDNCGEAFDHFIGLIPSDNHMLEMGPKGELGLHIAYGRNPEDYPIEMGGYKTWVGDAMFWGKYSDEPVNGVGAMSNISEAESFQVAEAERLGAKWYYGTTAVVCTQNSDGDVTGVIAKADDGSYIKFEAAKGVILATGDMGQNGEMIWNLITEVPEWCERQGVEAGSVTAMTMNDGSGLKMGCWAGGYIEPGPRPTMSMGGGGGGPWGTAPFLWVNAEGKRYMNEAVTVGAFSATLRQPIGTIATITDSKWLTTVQRASIDHGAPNYTRPQYYDDLVTDMSTVVAAGAQGGLVRTCTIAERMQSTVYGADDLETALKYAGYEGDALKEALATVARYNELCYAGSDADFGKDAEVMIPIDEPPFYVAPSSNSGKGVAGLVTLAGLMTDENLNVIRPDYTRIKGLYAVGNCLGQRFGNAYSTPTAGVSIGMAMTHGRVCGKTVANL
- a CDS encoding response regulator transcription factor, whose translation is MRILSREKTAFAAEHLLWGAFLASFLTIIDYLPELRGASLSFSFAFICALVLVSCAAIALWHLAPSAITKASPIAPVILLPCCLAISHFAPTTTPITIITAVGCAIAFFPSICKWAAKYARHDFQDAAVGISIGVITSSCLELIAFAIPEALLFAYTSLLFVVGCFPILASNDETPKESAIAPANAHDTLPRIITAIADIAFPIAGLFIFYLITGSARASQFVDTPIVSANHSLLEITFRAVCAIPPILLALHPPRQFSLNIILQAVLPAGAALLLLPWMLFPQSGSTPANAFFAFGGGACFSSCMITSWLYVTTAIRAERDLAIPLCGITLAAILISVPLGFATFTYLGDDIARNVAPLCTMLFLLANYAILVLRPTASQPAAFNAGIEEHCLAIAQQYNLTPREGEVLSYIARGRSSTYIADTLCISPHTVKTHTRHIHEKLGIGSRQEIIDLIENE
- a CDS encoding MarR family winged helix-turn-helix transcriptional regulator, producing the protein MAHAAMAQQAEQAAFTSTYFIPFSMERNALRQVLEAEGVLSATQYRMLIELFFAHPGTIPQSELSTLLHVKPNVIANAFPQLDTLMFTHRRESEQDARARIAAITPQGIAYVNESEKTLVTQFRITWPPRNENYQRLFRAITHVGHSIDKNIPPVISATHPTTHLIAALESIARPIEEETKTQSGYPIPECRVMQRLYETHMPMRIGVVANQLMLTNATATRTTKALHEKGLIQRLAHPHDNKAVYIALTERGEREALRVVNIINYAGSKFFWDRLGEGHMITFTQLNRVIVTIMKMQRQAQEAAELSNLTSID
- a CDS encoding dynein gamma chain protein, with the protein product MCQNGVNTGQYKMMLEQIDDQIALNRRWAHKLGHVAGDAGYEKTCELMHQVQHLLDDARALITDAQDALEEDAEAVANVSVKLV
- the nikR gene encoding nickel-responsive transcriptional regulator NikR, whose protein sequence is MSNDLMRFSVAMPEDLLIEFDQLVARRGLAKNRSEVIRDLVREALISEQCGTLGMEVMGTLTIVYDHHVNDLRDKIDGVQHEYLENVISSTHVHIDHHACLEVIIIRGETGLVQGIADLILGLKGVQTGRLVLTSTGGRIY